The Thermomonospora amylolytica sequence CGCGGAAGTGGCCGCCGCACGACTCGGTGCGGTGCAGGGCGTCGACGCACATCAGCTCGGCCAGCTCCAGGAAGTCGGCCACCCGGCCGGCCTTCTCCAGGGACTGGTTGAGGTCGTCGGCCGAGCCCGGCACCTTGACCCGCTGCCAGAACTCCTCGCGCAGCGCCGGGATCATCTCCAGCGCCTTGCGCAGCCCCTCCTCGGTCCGCTCCATGCCGCAGTACTCCCACATGATGTGGCCGAGCTCGCGGTGGAAGGAGTCCACGGTGCGGTCGCCGTCGACGGACAGCAGCTTCTCGATCTGGGCCTGCACCCTGTTCTCGGCCTCGGCGACGGCCTCGGCCGGCACCTCGCCGAGCGTGTTGTTCCTGGCGATGTAGTCGCCGATGGTGTTGGGCAGCACGAAGTACCCGTCGGCCAGGCCCTGCATCAGCGCGGAGGCGCCGAGCCGGTTGGCGCCGTGGTCGGAGAAGTTGGCCTCGCCGATCACGAACAGGCCCGGGATGGTGGACTCCAGGTCGTAGTCGACCCACAGCCCGCCCATCGTGTAGTGAACGGCCGGGTAGATCCGCATCGGGACCTCGTACGGGTTCTCCCCGGTGATCCGCTCGTACATGTCGAACAGGTTGCCGTACTTGGCCCTGACCGCCTCCAGGCCCAGCCGCTTGATGGCGTCGGCGAAGTCCAGGTAGACGCCGCGCCCGCCGGGGCCGACGCCGCGGCCCTCGTCGCAGACGTTCTTGGCGGCCCGGGAGGCGATGTCGCGCGGCACCAGGTTCCCGAACGCCGGGTAGATGCGCTCCAGGTAGTAGTCGCGCTCGCTCTCGGGGATGTCGTTGGGGTGGCGGGTGTCGCCGGCCTTCACCGGCACCCACACCCGGCCGTCGTTGCGCAGCGACTCCGACATCAGGGTCAGCTTGGACTGGTGGTCGCCGCTGACCGGGATGCAGGTCGGGTGGATCTGGGTGAAGCACGGGTTGGCGAACAGCGCGCCGCGCTTGTGCGCCCGCCAGATCGCGGTGGCGTTGGAGCCCATCGCGTTGGTGGACAGGTAGTAGACGTTGCCGTAGCCGCCGGTGGCCAGCACCACCGCGTCACCGGTGTAGGTCTTGATCTCCCCGTTCACCAGGTTGCGGACCACCACGCCGCGGGCCCGGCCGTCCACCATGACCAGCTCGAGCATCTCGTGCCGCGGGTGCAGCTCCACGTTCCCGGCGTCGACCTGCCGCATCAGCGCCTGGTAGGCGCCCAGCAGCAGCTGCTGCCCCGTCTGGCCGCGGGCGTAGAACGTGCGGGACACCTGGGCGCCGCCGAACGACCGGTTGTCCAGCAGTCCGCCGTACTCGCGGGCGAACGGCACGCCCTGGGCCACGCACTGGTCGATGATCTGGGTGCTGATCTCGGCCAGCCGGTGCACGTTGGACTCGCGGGCCCGGAAGTCGCCGCCCTTGACGGTGTCGTAGAACAGCCGGTGCACGCTGTCGCCGTCGTTGCGGTAGTTCTTGGCCGCGTTGATGCCGCCCTGCGCGGCGATCGAGTGCGCCCGCCGCGGGCTGTCCTGGAAGCAGAACTGCACGACCTTGTAGCCCAGCTCGGCCAGCGTCGCGCCGGCCGACCCGCCGGCCAGCCCGGTGCCGACGATGATGATCGTCTTCTTCCGCTTGTTGGCCGGGTTGACCAGCTTGGCCTCGAACTTGCGCCTGCTCCAGCGCTCGGCGATCGGGCCCTTGGGCGCCTTGGTGTCGGCGATCGGCTCGCCGCTCTTGTAGAAGGTGTCGTTCATGATGGGTGAACCCTTTTCACTCGGTCGCTGCGATCTGCGGGTGGACGGGCGGTGGAAAAGGGCTCAGTCCACCAGTCCGACGGTGACCGCGAACGGCACGGACAGGTAGCCGGCGACGAGCACGACGGCGAACGCGGTGGCGGCCAGGTTCAGGGTGCGGGCCCGCTGCGGGCTGGTGACGCCCAGGCTCTGCGCGGCGCTGACCAGGCCGTGCCGCAGGTGGAAGCCCACCGCCACCACGGCGAGCACGTAGAACAGGGTCACGTACCAGCGCTCGGGCGCGAAGTCGGCGGCGACGTTGCGGTACACGTCGCCGTGCACGTACCCGGGGTTGACGGTGCCGGTCGTGAGGTCCAGCACGTGGTAGACCACGAACAGAGCGATGATCACGCCGCCCCACCGCATGGTGCGGGCCGCGTACGAGCCCTGCACCTTGGCGCGGTGCCGGTAGCGGACGGGGCGGGCCCTGCGGGCCCGGGCGGTCAGCTGCACCGCCATGGTGATGTGCAGGATCACCGAGGCCAGCAGCACCACCCGCATGATCCACAGGAACCACTCGTGGTGCAGGACGGGCGCACCGATCGTCCGCAGCCAGGCGGCGTACTCGTTGATCTCCTCCGGCCCGAAGAAGATCTTCAGATTGCCCACCATGTGGGCCACCAGGTACAGCACCAGGACGGCGCCGGTCACGGCCATGATCGTCTTCTTGCCGACCGTGGAGCGGTACAGCGCCGGGATCGCGCGGGGTGAAGTTTGAACCACGGCGGCACGGTAGGTCCGCCGAGCTCAGCCCGTCCAAGTCATCAAGACACTCGTTTCCATAGCCTTTGGCTATGAACCGTGCGGTGTGGGACTTTCGTCCCATTCCGAACGTCGTTCGAGGTGAGCGACCTCACAGACGGTCACGGAAACCCGACCGCCCGTCCGAGCGTCTCAGCACCCTCACTTGGGGAGCTTGACCACCGTCACGAAGAAGTCGTCGATCTGGCGGACGACCTCGATGAAGCGCTCGAAGTCGACCGGCTTGGTGACGTAGGCGTTGGCGTGCAGGTGGTAGCTGCGCAGGATGTCCTCGTCGGCCTCGGAGGTGGTGAGCACCACGACCGGGATGGAGCGCAGGTCGGGGTCGGCCTTGACCTCGCCGAGCACCTCGCGGCCGTCCTTGCGGGGCAGGTTGAGGTCCAGCAGGATCAGGTCCGGCCGGCGGGCGTCGGCGTACTCGCCCTGGCGGCGCAGGTAGGCCATCGCCTCCTCGCCGTCGCTGACCACGTTGAGGATGTTGCCGACCTTGTTGTCCTCGAACGCCTCGCGGGTCAGCAGCACGTCCCCGGGGTCGTCCTCGACCAGGAGGACCTCGATCGCGCGCACGGGGTCACTCATCGCCTGTCTCGTCGCCTTCCGTCGTGTCGTGGTCCGCCCGCCGCGCCCTGGCGCCCGCCTCCTGCGCGGGCAGCGTCCAGCGGAACGTGGTGCCGGGGCCGGTGTGGTCGGTCTCCAGCCAGATCCGCCCGCCGTGGTACTCCACGATCTTGCGGCACATGGCCAGCCCGATCCCGGTGCCCGAGTAGCTGTCCTGCGGATGCAGCCGCTGGAAGATGAGGAAGATCCGCTCGGCGTACTTGGGGTCGATGCCGATCCCGTTGTCGCTGCAGGCGAACTCCCACATGTCCGGGTGCTCGGCCGAGCGCCGCACGGCCAGCCGCACCCGGGGCGGCTCGTCGCCGTGGAACTTGATGGCGTTCCCGACCAGGTTCTGCAGCAGCATCGCCAGCAGGGTACGGTCTCCGGTCACCACCGGCAGCTCGTCCGCCTCGATCCGCGCCCCGGTCTCCTCGATGGCGTGGCCGAGGTCGTGCCGGGTGCGCTCCAGCGTCCGGTTCAGGTCGACCGGCTCCATCGGCCGCTCCGAACGGCCCACCCGGGAGAACATCAGCAGGTCGCTGATCAGCGCCTGCATCCGCTTGGCGCCGTCCACCGCGAAGTCGATGTAGCGCCGGCCCCGCTCGTCCAGCTTGTCGCCGTACCGGCGCTCGATCATCTGGCAGAAGCTGGCCACCTTGCGCAGCGGCTCCTGCAGGTCGTGGCTGGCCACGTAGGCGAACTGCTCCAGCTCGGCGTTGGAGCGGCGCAGCTCGGCGGCCTGCTCGGCGGCCAGCAGCCGCGCCTCGGAGCTGATCCGCCACTCCTGCACGATCCGGTGCCGCATCGAGTCCACGATCCCGGCCAGCTCGGCCAGCTCCGCCGGGCCGGAGATGTCCAGCGGATGCGCGAAGTCGCCCTGCGAGACCGCCCGCACCCGTTCGGTCAGCCGCCCGATCGGCCCCAGCACGGTGCGCCGGATCAGCACCACCACCGCGATCGCCACCAGCACGATCACGATCCCGGTGAACGCCAGCGACAGGTACAGCGTGCGGGCCCGCTCGCGCAGCTGAGCGTCGTAGGTGCCGTGCAGTTCGGTCAGCTCCCGCTGGGTGGCCGAGTTGGCGGCGGTGGCCTCCCGGAACAGCGTGCGGCCGGTCTCGTTCAGCTCCGGCGTCATGTCCGCGCCGCCGGCCAGCGGCACCGCGAACTGGGCGCGCCAGGTGGCGGCGGCCGCGCCGGCCCGGGCGAGCTGGTCCAGCGCCGGCTCGGCCTCGGGAACGTCGGCCAGCAGCCGCCGCATGGTGGTCACCGCCCGGTCCTCCTGGGCCACCGCCTCCCGGTAGGCGGCCAGGTCGGCGCGCCGCCGGTGCCGCTGGTAGGCGCGGATCGCGGTGTCCTGCTCGTCCAGCGCGGTGGTCAGCTGGAAGTGCTGCAGCGCGGCCGGGTCGACATGGTCGATCAGGGCGTCCCGGGCCCGGTTGTTGCCCTGCAGCGCCAGCGCCGACAGCACCAGCGAGGCCAGCAGGATGACCGACAGCAGCAGCGCGGCGGCGCTGAACCACTGCCCCACCTTGATCCGGCTCAGCCCGCGGCGCGGCGCGGGCGGCTTCAGCGGGGCCAGCTTGGGCGGCAGCGGCGACCCGGCGCTCATCGACCCGGGCAGCGGCTCGGCCCGCCCGGGCCGGTCGGCCTGTTCGGTCCGCGGCGCCTCGGTGCTCAACGGCGCTCCTGCCCGGTCAGCAGCAGCACCGCCACGTCGTCGGTCAGCTCCTCGCCGTTGAGCCGCTCGACCTCGGCGACCAGGGCGTCGATCAGCGCGCCGCCGGCCTTGCCGGCACGGCGGGCGTCCCGGGCCAGCGTCACCAGGCCCTCGGTGCCCAGCCGCACCGAGCCCTCCCCGATCCGGCCCTCGATCAGCCCGTCGGTGTACAGCAGCAATCCCCACGATGCGGGCAGCGCGATCTCGGCGGCCGGCCAGGCGCCGGCGTCCACCAGGTCGGTCGGCAGCCCCAGCGCGGGGCCGGACGGCTCGTCGGGAACGGCGGCCACCTCGTCCCCGGCCAGCAGCAGCGGCGGCGGGTGCCCGGCCAGGTGCATCCGGGCGGTGCGCAGCGACGGGTCCACGGTGATCGTGCAGACCGTGGTGAACAGCTCGTCGCTGCGCCGTTCGTGCCCGAGCACGGTGTTCAGGGTGGCCAGCAGCTGCCCGCCGGTGTGCCCGGCCAGCACCAGGGTGCGCCAGGCCATCCGCAGGCACACGCCCAGCGCGGCCTCGTCGGGGCCGTGCCCGCACACGTCGCCGATCATCAGGTGCACCGACCCGTCGTCGGTCTGCACCGTGTCGTAGAAGTCCCCGCCCAGCAGCGCCCGGCGGCGGCCCGGCCGGTAGCGGGCGTGGTGCCGCAGCGCCTCGTCGTCGATCAGCGGCACCGGCAGCAGGCCGCGCTCCAGCCGGGCGTTCTCCCGGCTGACGATGCGCGCCTCGACCAGCCGGCGCTCGCTCTCCTCGGCCCGCTTGCGCTCGATCGCGTACCGGATCGCACGGGCCAGCAGCGGCCCGTCCACCTCGCCCTTGACCAGGTAGTCCTCGGCGCCCAGGGCGACCGCCCGGACCCCCAGGTGGGCGTCGGCCAGCCCGGTCAGCACCACCACCGCGGCCCGGTCGGTCAGCGACAGCACCTCCTGCAGCAGCTCCAGCCCGCCGGCGTCGGGCAGCGACAGGTCGGCCAGCACGCAGTGGATGCGGCCCGACATCCGCCGCCGCGCCTCGCCCAGCGTGCGGGCGTGCAGGATCTCCACGTCCAGCCCGGAGTCGGCCAGCAGCTCCTCGACCAGGAAGGCGTCCCCGGGATCGTCCTCGATGAGCAGCAGGCGCAGCCTGCCGTCGATCCCGGGCAGTACCGTGGTGGGGTGGTCGCTGGTCGTGCTCACTAAAGGCCTTCGGATGGTCGGCG is a genomic window containing:
- a CDS encoding fumarate reductase/succinate dehydrogenase flavoprotein subunit; its protein translation is MNDTFYKSGEPIADTKAPKGPIAERWSRRKFEAKLVNPANKRKKTIIIVGTGLAGGSAGATLAELGYKVVQFCFQDSPRRAHSIAAQGGINAAKNYRNDGDSVHRLFYDTVKGGDFRARESNVHRLAEISTQIIDQCVAQGVPFAREYGGLLDNRSFGGAQVSRTFYARGQTGQQLLLGAYQALMRQVDAGNVELHPRHEMLELVMVDGRARGVVVRNLVNGEIKTYTGDAVVLATGGYGNVYYLSTNAMGSNATAIWRAHKRGALFANPCFTQIHPTCIPVSGDHQSKLTLMSESLRNDGRVWVPVKAGDTRHPNDIPESERDYYLERIYPAFGNLVPRDIASRAAKNVCDEGRGVGPGGRGVYLDFADAIKRLGLEAVRAKYGNLFDMYERITGENPYEVPMRIYPAVHYTMGGLWVDYDLESTIPGLFVIGEANFSDHGANRLGASALMQGLADGYFVLPNTIGDYIARNNTLGEVPAEAVAEAENRVQAQIEKLLSVDGDRTVDSFHRELGHIMWEYCGMERTEEGLRKALEMIPALREEFWQRVKVPGSADDLNQSLEKAGRVADFLELAELMCVDALHRTESCGGHFRAESQDEDGEAKRDDVNFSYVAAWEWTGLGEQPILHKEALEFEYVKPSQRSYK
- a CDS encoding succinate dehydrogenase cytochrome b subunit, which gives rise to MVQTSPRAIPALYRSTVGKKTIMAVTGAVLVLYLVAHMVGNLKIFFGPEEINEYAAWLRTIGAPVLHHEWFLWIMRVVLLASVILHITMAVQLTARARRARPVRYRHRAKVQGSYAARTMRWGGVIIALFVVYHVLDLTTGTVNPGYVHGDVYRNVAADFAPERWYVTLFYVLAVVAVGFHLRHGLVSAAQSLGVTSPQRARTLNLAATAFAVVLVAGYLSVPFAVTVGLVD
- a CDS encoding response regulator, producing the protein MSDPVRAIEVLLVEDDPGDVLLTREAFEDNKVGNILNVVSDGEEAMAYLRRQGEYADARRPDLILLDLNLPRKDGREVLGEVKADPDLRSIPVVVLTTSEADEDILRSYHLHANAYVTKPVDFERFIEVVRQIDDFFVTVVKLPK
- a CDS encoding sensor histidine kinase, which translates into the protein MSTEAPRTEQADRPGRAEPLPGSMSAGSPLPPKLAPLKPPAPRRGLSRIKVGQWFSAAALLLSVILLASLVLSALALQGNNRARDALIDHVDPAALQHFQLTTALDEQDTAIRAYQRHRRRADLAAYREAVAQEDRAVTTMRRLLADVPEAEPALDQLARAGAAAATWRAQFAVPLAGGADMTPELNETGRTLFREATAANSATQRELTELHGTYDAQLRERARTLYLSLAFTGIVIVLVAIAVVVLIRRTVLGPIGRLTERVRAVSQGDFAHPLDISGPAELAELAGIVDSMRHRIVQEWRISSEARLLAAEQAAELRRSNAELEQFAYVASHDLQEPLRKVASFCQMIERRYGDKLDERGRRYIDFAVDGAKRMQALISDLLMFSRVGRSERPMEPVDLNRTLERTRHDLGHAIEETGARIEADELPVVTGDRTLLAMLLQNLVGNAIKFHGDEPPRVRLAVRRSAEHPDMWEFACSDNGIGIDPKYAERIFLIFQRLHPQDSYSGTGIGLAMCRKIVEYHGGRIWLETDHTGPGTTFRWTLPAQEAGARARRADHDTTEGDETGDE
- a CDS encoding PP2C family protein-serine/threonine phosphatase, producing MSTTSDHPTTVLPGIDGRLRLLLIEDDPGDAFLVEELLADSGLDVEILHARTLGEARRRMSGRIHCVLADLSLPDAGGLELLQEVLSLTDRAAVVVLTGLADAHLGVRAVALGAEDYLVKGEVDGPLLARAIRYAIERKRAEESERRLVEARIVSRENARLERGLLPVPLIDDEALRHHARYRPGRRRALLGGDFYDTVQTDDGSVHLMIGDVCGHGPDEAALGVCLRMAWRTLVLAGHTGGQLLATLNTVLGHERRSDELFTTVCTITVDPSLRTARMHLAGHPPPLLLAGDEVAAVPDEPSGPALGLPTDLVDAGAWPAAEIALPASWGLLLYTDGLIEGRIGEGSVRLGTEGLVTLARDARRAGKAGGALIDALVAEVERLNGEELTDDVAVLLLTGQERR